The genomic stretch TGGTGCGGTGTCGGAAGACTCCGAGCGCAGCCTGATCATCGGTAACGCCGAGGCGCTGCCGGCCAAACTGTTCGACAAAGCCATCAGCTATGTCGCCCTGGGCCACCTGCACAAGCCGCAGAAGGTCAACCGCGAAGAACGCATCCGCTACAGCGGCTCGCCAATCCCGCTGTCGTTCGCCGAAATCAACTACCCGCACCAGGTCCTGGAAGTGGAGTTGGACGGCAACGGCCTGGTCAGCGTCGAGCCACGCCCCGTACCACGCGCCGTGGCCCTGCAACGGGTGGGCCCGGCACCGCTGGGCGAACTGCTGCAGCAACTGGCCGACCTGCCGGTGGTCGACCTGCTCGAAGACCCCAACCGTCAGCCCTGGCTGGAGGTGCGGGTAATTCTGGATGAGCCGCAGCCCGACCTGCGCCAGCAGATCGAAACCGCGCTTGAAGGCAAGGCGGTACGGTTGATCCGCATCAGCGCCGAATACGCTGGCCGCAACAACGCCGAAGACGATGACCTGGCCTTTGTCGAGCTGGCCCAGATGACCCCGCAAGACCTGTTCAGCCGCGCCTGGGAGCAAGCCTACGGCAACCCGGCCGACGAGCAGGCGCTGGCCGACTTCGCCCTGCTGTTGCAGGACGTGCAACAGGAAGAGGAACAGCCATGAAGATTCTCGCCATCCGCCTGAAGAACCTGGCATCGCTGGCCGGCCCGATCGACATCGATTTCACCGCAGAACCGTTGGCCAGCGCTGGCCTGTTCGCCATCACCGGGCCAACCGGCGCCGGCAAGAGCACCCTGCTTGACGCCCTGTGCCTGGCGCTGTTCGGCACCGTGCCGCGCCTCAATGACATTGGCCGTGAGGCCAAGGTGCCAGATGCCGACGGCGAAATACCCACTTCCGACCCGCGCAACCTGCTGCGCCGCGGCACCGGCAGCGGTTTTGCCGAGGTCGACTTTGTCGGTATCGACGGCCGCCGCTACCGCGCCCGCTGGGAAGCCAACCGCGCCCGCGACAAGGCCAACGGCAAACTGCAACACAGCCGTCAGAGCTTCTACGACCTCGACAGCGAGCAGGTGCTCGGCAGTGGCAAAAACGAATACAAGCAACTGGTAGAAGCCCGCCTGGGCCTGAATTTCGAACAGTTCACCCGTGCGGTGATGCTGGCCCAGAGCGAGTTCGGCGCGTTCCTCAAGGCCGACGACAAAGACCGCAGCGAGCTGCTGGAAAAACTCACCAACACCGCAATCTACACCCGCCTGGGCCAGCGTGCCTTCAGCAAGGCGCGTGAAGCCGGCGAGGCGCACAACGCCCTGAAAGAACGCGCCAGCCACCTGCTGCCGATGGCTGCCGAGGCCCGTGCCGAGCTCGACCAGCGCCTGGAGCAGGCGCAGCAGCAGTTCAAGGCCGACCAGGCCGGCGAGCGCCAGCTGGAGCAGCAACGCAACTGGCTGAATGAACAACGCCAGCTACAGGCCCAACACGCCGAAGCCAGTACCACGCTGCAGGCCGCCGAACTGGACTGGCAACAGCTGGCCGAACAACGCCTGGACCTGGCACGCCTGGAGCGCCTGGCCCCACAGCGTCACCAGTTCCACCGCCGACAGGCCCTGAGCGCACAGTTGGCGCCAGTGGCCGCGAAAATGGCCGAACAGCAACAGCAGCAAGCCGAACTGCAGGTGCGCACCCACGAACTCGA from Pseudomonas putida encodes the following:
- the sbcD gene encoding exonuclease subunit SbcD, yielding MRLFHTSDWHLGQSLHGQERDFEHACFLDWLLGQLHLRQPDALLIAGDIFDTVNPPVKAQERLYDFIVQAHEQQPKLDIVMIAGNHDSGSRIELPAALMRRLRTHALGRVHWLDEGQLDAERLLIPLTNGRGKVAAWCLALPFLRPAEVTGPQLGDDYLQGITQVHQQLIAAAQKKRKKDQALIAISHAHMAGGAVSEDSERSLIIGNAEALPAKLFDKAISYVALGHLHKPQKVNREERIRYSGSPIPLSFAEINYPHQVLEVELDGNGLVSVEPRPVPRAVALQRVGPAPLGELLQQLADLPVVDLLEDPNRQPWLEVRVILDEPQPDLRQQIETALEGKAVRLIRISAEYAGRNNAEDDDLAFVELAQMTPQDLFSRAWEQAYGNPADEQALADFALLLQDVQQEEEQP